Proteins encoded within one genomic window of Spirulina major PCC 6313:
- the pgeF gene encoding peptidoglycan editing factor PgeF — MPFSDPAHDAPGWQWQTIATGQPYLTAEVLSAWPHGFFTTAFAPQPPSELVTMLHPTAPAYRLKQVHGKAVLTPTAIAAHPEHRPDGDAAVTETPAQSVWVASADCTPVLIGDRTTGRTAAIHSGWRGTALGIVPATVAQMVAMGSQTTDLRFALGPAIAGEVYQVTTHVGAEVAASLNRCDGLAPDEAIALLLAEPEPALLPDSQPGRVRLDVRQIIRRQLTDLGIPAAHYAIAPCCTYQQPHLFFSYRRTHEKQVQWSGIVSIPPTP; from the coding sequence ATGCCTTTTTCTGACCCCGCCCATGATGCCCCTGGTTGGCAGTGGCAGACTATAGCCACCGGACAGCCTTACCTTACCGCTGAGGTTCTGTCCGCTTGGCCCCATGGTTTTTTTACGACGGCGTTTGCGCCCCAACCGCCGAGCGAGTTAGTGACGATGCTACACCCCACGGCCCCGGCCTATCGCCTCAAACAGGTTCATGGGAAAGCCGTATTAACCCCCACCGCGATCGCTGCCCACCCGGAACACCGCCCCGACGGAGATGCCGCCGTGACGGAAACCCCGGCCCAATCGGTCTGGGTGGCCAGTGCGGACTGTACGCCGGTGTTAATTGGCGATCGCACCACGGGCCGCACCGCTGCCATTCATTCCGGGTGGCGGGGGACAGCCTTGGGGATTGTGCCGGCAACGGTGGCGCAGATGGTAGCCATGGGAAGCCAGACCACAGATTTACGCTTTGCCCTGGGGCCGGCTATTGCGGGGGAAGTGTATCAAGTCACAACCCATGTGGGGGCAGAGGTGGCCGCGAGTTTAAACCGGTGTGACGGATTAGCCCCAGACGAGGCGATCGCCCTCCTGCTCGCAGAACCAGAACCCGCCCTCCTCCCCGACTCCCAACCGGGCCGCGTCCGCCTCGATGTGCGCCAAATCATCCGACGACAATTAACCGACCTCGGCATTCCGGCAGCGCATTATGCGATCGCCCCCTGTTGCACCTATCAACAGCCCCACCTCTTTTTTTCCTATCGTCGCACCCACGAAAAACAGGTGCAATGGTCGGGTATCGTCAGCATCCCCCCCACGCCATGA
- a CDS encoding DNA adenine methylase, translated as MTRSQPSPPAPSPLKPPLKWAGGKRWLIPHLLPYWQLHPEHRLVEPFCGGLAIALGLHPQQAILNDINPHAINFYRHLQRGFVIDNPMQNGSDFYYQRRIEFNQLIQAQKAHTKRAAELFYYLNRTGYNGLCRFNQKGGFNVPFGRYKTINYTQDFQPYKPKLAPWTFTNTDFSEIAIAPDDFIYADPPYDVPFRQYSQGGFTWDDQGRLATWLAQHPGPVIVSNQATDRILELYQSLGFTYQTLAAPRRINCTGDRTPAQEMLAFKNIQPLSR; from the coding sequence GTGACGCGATCGCAACCTTCCCCCCCCGCTCCCTCTCCCCTCAAACCCCCCCTCAAATGGGCTGGGGGCAAACGTTGGTTGATCCCTCACCTGCTCCCCTATTGGCAACTCCACCCTGAGCATCGCCTCGTTGAACCCTTTTGCGGCGGTTTAGCGATCGCCCTCGGTCTCCATCCTCAACAAGCAATCCTCAACGACATCAACCCCCACGCGATTAACTTTTACCGCCACTTACAACGAGGATTCGTCATTGACAACCCGATGCAAAATGGCTCCGATTTTTATTACCAGCGGCGCATTGAATTTAATCAACTCATTCAGGCTCAAAAAGCCCACACCAAACGGGCCGCAGAATTATTTTATTACTTAAATCGTACCGGCTATAACGGTCTCTGTCGCTTCAACCAAAAAGGCGGGTTTAATGTCCCCTTTGGACGCTACAAAACGATTAATTACACCCAAGATTTTCAACCCTACAAACCCAAGTTAGCCCCGTGGACATTCACCAACACAGATTTTTCTGAAATTGCGATCGCACCGGATGATTTTATTTATGCCGATCCCCCCTATGATGTTCCCTTTCGTCAATATTCACAAGGGGGCTTTACCTGGGACGATCAAGGGCGGCTTGCCACTTGGTTAGCCCAACATCCCGGCCCGGTGATTGTCTCAAATCAAGCCACCGATCGCATCCTCGAACTCTATCAATCCTTGGGCTTTACCTATCAAACCCTAGCCGCTCCCCGGCGGATTAATTGCACGGGCGATCGCACCCCAGCCCAGGAAATGCTCGCCTTTAAAAATATCCAACCCCTGAGCCGCTAA
- the dapF gene encoding diaminopimelate epimerase has protein sequence MAIEFTKYHGLGNDFILIDHRHSPTLTMTPAAAIALCDRHFGIGADGVIFVLPGQDNTDYTMRILNSDGSEPEMCGNGIRCLARFIADLEGLEPDTTKTYRIHTLAGLICPELQPDGQVTVDMGEPRLLAADIPTQLGEAEGKAIAQPLTVAGQDWIVTCVSMGNPHCITFVDDVAAIPLSEIGPQFEHHPVFPQRTNTEFIEVVAPDYVKMRVWERGAGITLACGTGACAAVVAGVLNQKCDRTATVELPGGNLRIQWHPETHHLSMTGPAEKVFTGTWNRIE, from the coding sequence ATGGCAATTGAGTTTACAAAATATCATGGTCTTGGCAATGATTTTATCTTAATCGACCATCGCCACAGTCCGACGTTGACGATGACACCGGCGGCAGCGATCGCCTTGTGCGATCGTCATTTTGGCATTGGGGCCGATGGTGTCATTTTTGTCCTACCCGGTCAAGATAACACCGACTACACGATGCGGATCTTAAACTCCGACGGTTCCGAGCCAGAGATGTGTGGGAACGGGATTCGTTGCCTGGCCCGGTTTATCGCTGATCTAGAAGGACTCGAACCCGACACAACGAAAACCTACCGCATTCACACCTTGGCCGGGTTAATTTGCCCAGAGTTGCAACCCGATGGCCAAGTGACCGTAGACATGGGCGAACCGCGTCTCCTCGCGGCGGACATTCCCACCCAATTAGGCGAGGCGGAGGGAAAAGCGATCGCCCAACCCCTCACCGTCGCCGGGCAAGATTGGATCGTCACCTGCGTCAGCATGGGCAACCCCCACTGCATCACCTTCGTGGATGATGTGGCCGCCATCCCCCTCAGCGAGATCGGCCCCCAGTTTGAACATCACCCCGTCTTTCCCCAACGCACCAACACCGAATTTATCGAAGTTGTCGCCCCGGATTATGTCAAAATGCGCGTCTGGGAACGAGGCGCGGGGATTACCCTCGCCTGTGGGACGGGAGCCTGTGCCGCAGTGGTGGCAGGGGTGCTGAACCAGAAATGCGATCGCACCGCCACCGTCGAACTCCCCGGCGGCAACCTTCGCATCCAATGGCATCCAGAAACTCACCATCTCTCCATGACCGGCCCCGCCGAAAAAGTGTTTACTGGCACATGGAACCGCATAGAATAG
- a CDS encoding late competence development ComFB family protein translates to MSIERIVEQALSDGYLTPTMEAEVGRICDTASELSIEEYMALDRLMGALLTGEVVAVPRKQFINVMEELVLSESISRVAELDASIDPPLDVGDIAAYALNRLPPLYATTEEGATYQRRKAKEELHGLIREQINEAISQNLQVPDPNPDRQAFKNGDVLQQVTSLLQSHARQYESTSPN, encoded by the coding sequence ATGAGTATAGAACGAATTGTAGAACAAGCCCTATCCGATGGCTATCTGACCCCGACCATGGAGGCAGAAGTAGGCCGTATTTGTGATACGGCTTCGGAGTTATCCATTGAAGAGTACATGGCGCTTGATCGTCTAATGGGCGCGTTATTAACCGGGGAAGTCGTCGCCGTACCCCGAAAACAGTTCATCAATGTGATGGAAGAATTAGTCTTAAGTGAATCCATTAGTCGGGTGGCGGAACTCGATGCGAGTATTGATCCACCCCTAGATGTGGGGGATATTGCTGCCTATGCCCTCAATCGTTTGCCGCCGCTCTATGCCACCACGGAAGAAGGGGCGACCTATCAGCGGCGGAAAGCCAAAGAAGAGCTTCACGGTTTGATTCGGGAACAGATTAACGAGGCGATTTCCCAGAATCTTCAGGTTCCTGATCCGAATCCCGATCGCCAAGCCTTCAAAAATGGCGATGTCTTGCAGCAGGTCACGAGTTTGCTGCAATCCCACGCCCGTCAATACGAATCGACTTCGCCGAACTAA
- a CDS encoding PD-(D/E)XK nuclease superfamily protein, which translates to MTRNTKTGQVLEFMVLPSLDLGGYRYETQVNIGHRPGGGKHYVDVVAAKDEAMILISLKWQQVSGTAEQKVPFEVICL; encoded by the coding sequence ATGACTCGCAACACTAAAACCGGCCAAGTCCTCGAATTCATGGTACTGCCCTCCCTGGATTTAGGGGGCTATCGTTACGAAACTCAGGTGAATATTGGTCATCGTCCGGGGGGCGGGAAACATTACGTTGATGTGGTGGCGGCCAAGGATGAGGCGATGATTTTGATTTCCTTAAAGTGGCAACAGGTCAGCGGCACAGCCGAGCAAAAAGTTCCCTTTGAGGTGATTTGTTTGTAA
- the argB gene encoding acetylglutamate kinase, translating into MSNDSEYLKQEEATRVRVLSEALPYIQAFAGRTIVVKYGGAAMKDGSLKDKVVRDIVFLSCVGVRPIVVHGGGPEINSWLEKLGIEPQFKDGLRVTDADTMDVVEMVLVGRVNKEIVSLVNQSGGKAVGLCGKDGDLIRARHVGAADVGFVGEVSTVNTNLIKTLVDAGYVPVISSVAADDDGQAHNINADTVAGEIAAALEAEKLILLTDTAGILHDYQDPSTLYEKLDIQQARQLIEDGIVAGGMIPKVQCCVRSLAQGVKAAHIVDGRVPHALLLEILTNSGIGSMIVASEYL; encoded by the coding sequence ATGAGCAACGACAGCGAGTATCTCAAACAAGAAGAAGCCACCCGTGTTCGGGTCTTGAGTGAAGCCCTGCCCTATATTCAAGCCTTTGCGGGGCGCACCATTGTTGTTAAATATGGTGGCGCAGCGATGAAAGATGGCAGCCTCAAAGATAAAGTGGTGCGAGACATTGTGTTTCTTTCCTGTGTCGGGGTTCGTCCGATTGTCGTCCATGGTGGTGGCCCTGAGATCAATAGTTGGCTTGAAAAGTTGGGCATTGAACCCCAATTCAAAGATGGGTTGCGCGTCACCGATGCAGACACCATGGATGTGGTGGAAATGGTGCTGGTTGGTCGGGTAAATAAAGAAATTGTGTCCTTAGTGAATCAGTCCGGGGGCAAGGCAGTGGGCCTCTGTGGTAAAGATGGGGACTTGATTCGGGCGCGTCATGTGGGCGCGGCGGATGTGGGGTTTGTGGGGGAAGTAAGCACGGTGAACACAAACCTGATTAAGACGTTGGTGGATGCGGGCTATGTGCCGGTGATTTCCAGTGTGGCGGCGGATGATGATGGCCAGGCCCATAATATCAATGCCGATACGGTGGCGGGGGAGATTGCGGCGGCTCTCGAAGCGGAAAAATTGATTTTGCTCACCGATACCGCCGGGATTCTCCATGACTATCAAGATCCGTCAACCCTTTACGAAAAGCTCGATATTCAACAGGCGCGGCAGTTGATTGAGGATGGGATTGTGGCGGGGGGGATGATTCCGAAGGTGCAGTGTTGTGTGCGATCGCTCGCCCAAGGGGTGAAAGCCGCTCATATCGTCGATGGGCGTGTTCCCCATGCGCTGCTCTTGGAAATCCTCACCAATTCCGGCATTGGCTCGATGATCGTTGCCTCAGAATATCTCTAG
- a CDS encoding Hfq-related RNA-binding protein, whose amino-acid sequence MAEFETGFPSVRQLQQWTADKQTIEVKVVTGDTITGSILWQDVHCLCLTESSGQQTVIWRQAIAYHRALATS is encoded by the coding sequence ATGGCTGAATTTGAAACTGGGTTTCCCAGCGTTCGTCAACTTCAACAATGGACGGCTGACAAGCAGACGATTGAAGTCAAGGTTGTGACGGGAGATACGATCACCGGATCAATTCTCTGGCAGGATGTGCATTGCCTCTGCCTGACGGAATCCAGTGGTCAGCAGACCGTGATTTGGCGGCAGGCGATCGCCTATCATCGGGCTTTAGCCACATCATAA
- a CDS encoding mannosyltransferase family protein — protein sequence MNRDLPVPPRQTHPLTFPVAMWGLSRLWILLGLLGVAPLLQAPPGGEQALFHWSAFTAWDSTFYESIATTGYSYIADGQGHNVAFFPMLPLLIRGVMVLGFPFEVAGVLVTNGAFLISVILLYRWLQGRKGEAIARWAVIVLVWCPFSLFGTVVYTESVFLAFSIATLAACDRRDPLQTALWGACATAARLPGLALVPALLITAWCQRRTGWAYLAALCTGLGAGLYSLFCWLQFGDPLAFLNVQQAWAVPDQFYGQGWLIMFGEVFLGPGNIGDAGFTDPVYPLVVLVLIGLGMAVARSHVQGRVYAGGALFVLAWLVAGDPLLNLCMVLGSLALLWRYRAEIPATALLYGFFSFLGILSHGRTISLERHTYGIVTVAIAVGIWLHYHPKLARVVVSFSGLILLLYSIRFAQSLWIA from the coding sequence ATGAACCGCGATCTCCCCGTACCCCCCCGGCAAACCCATCCCCTCACCTTCCCCGTCGCCATGTGGGGCCTCAGTCGCCTCTGGATTTTGCTGGGCTTATTAGGGGTTGCGCCCCTCCTCCAAGCCCCGCCCGGCGGCGAACAGGCCCTCTTTCACTGGTCAGCCTTCACCGCCTGGGATAGCACCTTTTACGAAAGCATCGCCACCACCGGCTACAGCTACATCGCCGACGGCCAGGGTCATAATGTGGCATTTTTTCCGATGTTGCCCCTGTTGATTCGGGGCGTTATGGTGCTGGGATTCCCCTTTGAGGTGGCCGGTGTGCTGGTCACAAACGGGGCATTTTTAATCAGTGTGATCCTGCTTTATCGTTGGCTCCAAGGGCGGAAAGGAGAGGCGATCGCTCGCTGGGCGGTGATTGTCCTCGTTTGGTGTCCCTTTTCCCTCTTCGGCACGGTGGTCTATACCGAATCGGTATTTCTGGCCTTCAGTATCGCCACCCTCGCCGCCTGCGATCGCCGCGATCCTCTCCAAACTGCCCTCTGGGGAGCTTGCGCCACCGCCGCCCGCCTTCCCGGTCTCGCCCTCGTCCCTGCCCTGCTGATCACCGCCTGGTGTCAACGGCGGACGGGGTGGGCCTATCTCGCTGCCCTCTGTACCGGACTGGGGGCCGGTTTGTATAGCCTCTTTTGTTGGCTTCAGTTTGGCGATCCCCTGGCGTTTCTCAACGTGCAGCAAGCCTGGGCTGTACCGGATCAGTTCTATGGACAGGGCTGGCTGATTATGTTCGGCGAAGTCTTCCTCGGCCCTGGCAATATCGGAGACGCAGGATTCACTGATCCGGTCTATCCTCTGGTGGTGTTAGTGTTGATCGGGTTGGGGATGGCTGTGGCGCGATCGCACGTTCAGGGGCGAGTCTATGCAGGCGGCGCGTTATTCGTCCTCGCTTGGCTCGTTGCCGGCGATCCCCTGTTGAATCTCTGCATGGTGCTCGGTAGCTTGGCTCTACTGTGGCGCTACCGAGCCGAAATTCCTGCCACGGCCCTGCTGTACGGCTTCTTTAGTTTCCTCGGCATCCTCAGCCATGGCCGCACCATTTCCCTCGAACGCCACACCTACGGCATTGTCACCGTTGCGATCGCCGTTGGCATCTGGCTCCACTATCACCCCAAACTCGCCCGCGTCGTCGTGAGCTTTTCCGGCCTCATTCTCCTGCTCTATTCAATTCGCTTCGCCCAATCACTATGGATTGCTTGA
- a CDS encoding M23 family metallopeptidase → MLNSRLSVPALTASLWTSLLTWVAPALALEVQVTPTQPKLGETVSIVVAVDNPDQPPQITIGGQALPAFPLGGDRYRAFFPTSPLDRPGQRTLQIQGDGETRTVPLQLQNRSFPTQRLWLRGGGNGATQYELDRVAAFKAIVSPEKHWNARIPFTRPTSGRVSTIFGVRRYYNGEFAQDYYHRGVDYAASTGTPVVAPAPGYIRLVDREANGFRIHGNTVGIDHGQGVLSIMIHLHSISVREGDFVQAGQTIGTVGSTGASTGPHLHWGLYVNGIAVDPVPWRYDGLE, encoded by the coding sequence ATGCTGAATTCCCGCCTTTCTGTTCCTGCCCTCACCGCCAGCCTTTGGACAAGTTTGCTCACCTGGGTGGCCCCGGCCCTTGCCCTTGAGGTACAAGTGACCCCCACCCAACCCAAACTGGGCGAAACGGTCTCGATTGTTGTGGCAGTGGATAACCCCGACCAGCCGCCTCAAATCACCATCGGGGGCCAAGCCTTACCCGCCTTCCCCCTGGGGGGCGATCGCTACCGCGCCTTTTTCCCCACCTCCCCCCTCGATCGCCCCGGACAGCGCACCCTCCAAATCCAAGGCGACGGCGAAACCCGCACCGTTCCCCTCCAACTCCAAAACCGCTCCTTTCCCACCCAACGCCTGTGGCTACGCGGCGGCGGTAATGGCGCAACCCAATACGAACTCGATCGCGTCGCTGCCTTTAAAGCGATCGTTTCCCCCGAAAAACATTGGAACGCCCGCATCCCCTTCACCCGCCCCACGAGCGGCCGCGTCTCCACCATCTTCGGCGTGCGGCGCTACTACAATGGCGAATTCGCCCAAGACTACTACCATCGTGGGGTAGACTACGCCGCCAGCACCGGCACGCCCGTCGTCGCTCCCGCCCCTGGCTACATCCGCCTCGTCGATCGCGAAGCCAACGGTTTCCGGATTCACGGCAACACCGTCGGCATTGATCATGGTCAAGGGGTGCTCAGTATTATGATTCACCTCCACAGCATCAGCGTGCGCGAAGGGGACTTTGTCCAAGCCGGCCAAACCATTGGCACGGTCGGAAGTACCGGAGCCTCAACGGGCCCTCATCTCCATTGGGGACTCTACGTCAATGGAATCGCGGTTGATCCCGTTCCGTGGCGATATGACGGGTTAGAGTAG
- a CDS encoding DUF4126 domain-containing protein yields MMILIGVLAALSASAAAGMRIALPLLLIGLLRGDLWDNVPILALVHPQVVVGVLTSWSLFELLGSKKLLGQRVNQLVQLWFSPVVGAVMAIAALQLTPIEIQPLWPIAIVGGLLAFVLKLVQVGWFFRLRGLPLWAILLEDALCVFLVFFAFNAPQQGGLIAMLLLWLSVRSSSEWYRWYKNKGNDQDKARSRPIP; encoded by the coding sequence ATGATGATTTTGATTGGAGTGTTGGCGGCCCTTTCGGCATCCGCTGCGGCTGGGATGCGCATTGCGTTGCCGCTCTTGCTCATTGGTTTGTTGCGTGGAGATTTGTGGGATAACGTCCCGATCTTGGCGTTAGTGCATCCCCAGGTGGTGGTGGGGGTGCTGACGAGTTGGTCTTTGTTTGAACTGTTGGGGTCGAAAAAACTGCTCGGCCAGCGGGTGAATCAATTGGTGCAGTTGTGGTTTAGTCCGGTGGTGGGGGCCGTGATGGCGATCGCCGCCCTCCAACTGACCCCGATCGAGATTCAACCCCTTTGGCCGATTGCGATCGTTGGGGGTCTATTGGCGTTTGTGCTGAAGTTGGTGCAGGTGGGTTGGTTTTTCCGGCTGCGGGGTTTGCCGCTGTGGGCCATTTTGCTCGAAGATGCGCTCTGTGTGTTTCTGGTCTTTTTTGCCTTTAACGCCCCACAACAGGGGGGACTAATCGCGATGCTCTTACTCTGGCTCTCCGTGCGCAGTTCGAGTGAATGGTATCGCTGGTATAAGAACAAAGGCAATGATCAGGACAAGGCGCGATCGCGCCCCATCCCATAA
- a CDS encoding Glu/Leu/Phe/Val family dehydrogenase, with translation MTIPTPVSHPTPLSLLSDASSRLEKALQYVTLSKDALDRLKYPKAGLTVSIPVRMDDGSLRVFQGYRVRYDDTRGPGKGGVRYHPNVSLDEVQSLAFWMTFKCALLNLPFGGAKGGITVNPKELSRQELERLSRGYVDAIADFIGPDIDILAPDVYTNAMVMGWMMDQYSIIKRKASPGVVTGKPLALGGSEGRDTATAMGAFNVIKTLLPLFEQYPSNTTVAIQGFGKAGAALASLLDGAGYRIVAVSDSQGGIYAPQGLDIPKIRSYKRDRQSIQSLYCHDTVCDMGEQEIISNEDLLKLDVDVLIPAALENQITAANAADIRARYIFEVANGPTTSAADQILDAHGVLVFPDILVNAGGVTVSYFEWVQNRNGLYWTAEEVRDRLATRIVAEAKATWAIAQDHKISMRTAAYVHALNRLGQALDAKGTQDYYNQTP, from the coding sequence ATGACGATTCCCACTCCGGTTTCCCACCCCACTCCTTTATCGTTATTGAGTGATGCCAGTAGCCGTTTAGAAAAGGCATTACAGTATGTGACGTTATCGAAAGATGCCCTCGATCGCCTCAAGTATCCCAAGGCGGGTTTGACGGTTTCGATTCCGGTGCGGATGGATGATGGTTCGCTGCGGGTGTTCCAGGGGTATCGGGTGCGCTACGACGATACGCGGGGGCCGGGGAAGGGTGGTGTGCGCTATCACCCTAATGTGTCGTTGGATGAGGTGCAGTCCTTGGCGTTTTGGATGACGTTTAAATGTGCGTTGTTAAATTTGCCCTTTGGGGGGGCGAAGGGGGGGATTACGGTCAACCCGAAGGAATTGTCACGCCAGGAGTTGGAGCGGTTGAGCCGGGGGTATGTGGATGCGATCGCTGACTTCATCGGCCCGGATATTGACATCCTCGCCCCTGATGTCTACACCAACGCCATGGTGATGGGCTGGATGATGGATCAATATTCGATTATCAAACGCAAAGCCAGTCCCGGCGTGGTGACGGGGAAACCCCTCGCCCTCGGTGGCAGTGAAGGGCGCGACACCGCGACGGCCATGGGTGCGTTTAATGTGATTAAAACGCTGTTGCCCCTGTTCGAGCAATATCCCAGTAATACCACCGTGGCGATCCAAGGCTTTGGGAAGGCGGGGGCAGCGTTGGCCTCTTTGCTCGATGGGGCGGGCTATCGCATTGTGGCGGTGAGCGATTCCCAAGGGGGGATCTATGCGCCCCAGGGCCTCGATATTCCGAAAATTCGTTCCTATAAGCGCGATCGCCAAAGCATCCAGTCTCTTTACTGCCATGACACGGTTTGCGACATGGGCGAGCAGGAGATCATCAGCAACGAAGACCTGCTGAAGCTCGATGTGGATGTGCTGATCCCCGCTGCCCTGGAAAACCAAATCACCGCCGCCAATGCTGCGGATATCCGCGCCCGCTACATTTTTGAGGTGGCGAATGGGCCGACAACCTCCGCAGCGGATCAGATTCTCGATGCCCACGGGGTTTTGGTGTTTCCGGATATTCTCGTCAATGCGGGCGGGGTGACGGTGAGTTATTTTGAATGGGTGCAAAATCGCAATGGCTTGTATTGGACGGCGGAGGAAGTGCGCGATCGCCTCGCCACCCGCATCGTCGCCGAAGCCAAAGCCACTTGGGCGATCGCGCAAGATCACAAAATCTCCATGCGCACCGCCGCCTACGTCCACGCCCTCAACCGCCTCGGCCAAGCCCTCGACGCAAAAGGAACCCAAGACTACTACAACCAAACCCCGTAG
- a CDS encoding metallophosphoesterase family protein, translated as MVLRSRRRQGVSVLIGILILWALVVTVTVLRLVVPTPVAVNSSQLLTDPFLQLPTADSVRVVWLTEFEGQDHQVWYGDRFQHHQMATTQRLSRLREDADSPLINPPPRPTFRPVWRHEALITGLTPGPTVPYFVHSQREDGLEIKSDRYTLAAAPKPGTPLKILLTSDHQLKSMTAANLQQVTATVGPVDAVFLAGDLVNIPDRASEWFDSSAGNAFFACLQGRAHSVIEQTNGSTVTYTGSAIIQNAPLFPALGNHEVMGRFSMERSLNDQYNDPFPRPQAAEFFPPPDTETTRDPHLQTAWLKAHSYNSDTYEALFTLPETSPGGRKYYAISFGDIRLISLYVTNIWRRPTTKDGPVSRYREPSETAPDPAQWSYGQHIFEPITPDSEQYRWLQQELTSPATQQAKYKIVMLHHPPHSLGDNIMPAFTDPQPVIERDGNGAIASVRYEYPLDQDHIYQHLEPLWNAAGIDLVFYGHSHLWNRFQNQAGVNFLESSNVGNTYGAYLPGGKKRPTPANYTETYIAQGDPNGLQPIFPTLAPLLDPETQQPLPYIASNTITVFSILDTSNGAISSYRFDTTDAASPVVKFDEFALTP; from the coding sequence ATGGTTTTGCGATCGCGCCGACGGCAAGGCGTTAGTGTCTTGATTGGAATTTTGATCCTTTGGGCCCTCGTGGTGACCGTCACTGTCTTACGCCTTGTTGTGCCGACCCCTGTTGCTGTGAATTCGTCTCAACTGCTCACTGACCCCTTTTTACAATTGCCCACAGCGGACTCGGTGCGGGTGGTTTGGCTGACGGAGTTTGAGGGTCAGGATCATCAGGTGTGGTATGGCGATCGCTTCCAACACCACCAAATGGCCACCACCCAACGCCTCAGCCGCCTCCGAGAAGATGCCGACTCTCCCCTGATCAACCCCCCACCGCGCCCCACCTTCCGCCCTGTGTGGCGACATGAGGCGCTGATTACTGGGTTAACCCCCGGCCCAACCGTGCCCTACTTTGTTCACAGTCAGCGCGAAGATGGTCTGGAGATCAAAAGCGATCGCTACACCCTCGCCGCCGCTCCCAAGCCCGGCACACCCCTCAAAATTCTCCTCACCTCTGACCATCAACTCAAATCCATGACAGCGGCGAATCTTCAACAGGTCACCGCCACCGTTGGGCCCGTGGATGCCGTTTTTCTGGCGGGTGATCTGGTCAATATTCCCGATCGCGCCTCGGAATGGTTCGACAGCAGTGCGGGTAATGCCTTTTTTGCCTGCCTCCAGGGCCGCGCCCACAGTGTGATTGAGCAAACGAACGGCAGCACCGTCACCTACACCGGCAGCGCCATCATTCAAAACGCGCCCCTGTTCCCCGCGCTGGGCAATCATGAAGTCATGGGGCGGTTTTCCATGGAGCGATCGCTCAACGACCAATATAACGACCCTTTCCCCCGCCCCCAAGCCGCCGAATTCTTTCCCCCTCCCGACACCGAAACCACCCGCGACCCCCACCTCCAAACCGCTTGGCTCAAAGCCCACAGCTACAACAGCGACACCTACGAAGCACTCTTTACCCTCCCCGAAACCAGTCCCGGCGGCCGCAAATACTACGCGATCAGCTTTGGGGATATTCGCCTGATCAGCCTCTATGTCACCAATATTTGGCGGCGACCTACCACAAAAGACGGCCCCGTCAGCCGCTACCGAGAACCCAGCGAAACCGCCCCCGACCCCGCCCAATGGAGCTACGGTCAACATATTTTTGAACCGATCACCCCCGACAGCGAGCAATACCGCTGGCTGCAACAGGAGTTAACCTCCCCCGCCACCCAGCAGGCAAAATACAAAATCGTGATGCTCCACCATCCACCCCACAGCCTCGGCGATAATATCATGCCCGCCTTCACTGACCCGCAGCCGGTGATTGAGCGCGACGGGAATGGTGCGATCGCTTCAGTGCGTTACGAATATCCCCTCGACCAAGACCACATCTATCAACACCTCGAACCCCTCTGGAACGCAGCCGGCATCGACCTCGTGTTTTACGGCCATTCCCATCTGTGGAATCGGTTCCAAAATCAGGCAGGCGTTAACTTTCTCGAATCCTCCAACGTCGGCAACACCTACGGAGCCTATCTCCCCGGCGGCAAGAAACGCCCCACCCCCGCCAATTACACCGAAACCTACATCGCCCAAGGCGACCCCAACGGCCTCCAGCCCATTTTCCCCACCCTCGCCCCCCTCCTCGACCCCGAAACCCAGCAGCCCCTCCCCTACATCGCCAGCAACACAATCACCGTCTTCAGCATCCTCGATACATCCAATGGCGCGATCAGCAGCTACCGATTCGACACCACCGATGCAGCGAGTCCCGTGGTGAAATTCGACGAGTTTGCATTAACGCCATGA